The DNA region CCCACAGAAAAGCTCACCGCCGCCACGAGGAGTGACGATGCCAAAAGACGAAACGGATGGATCCCTGCGCTCACGGGCGAGACCCTACTCTCTCCGCCAGAACGGGTAAAGGGGAATTGTCACAGGCGGAGCCGCAGAAATGCGTTACATTTGAGCAAGGAATTCGAACTTTTTTCGTAATCCCCACCGCTTTGATCGTTCCTGCGTCATAGGTATTCTCATGTTCAGGCCGTGCCTGAGCCCACACACACTCCAAGCACACACATCCACCCATGAAAACACACTGCAGAAGCCTCGCTCTGGCTGGTCTGGCGCTCGCACTCAGCGCCAGCGCGGATGCCAGAACCTGGACCAGCTCTGACGGCTCCAAGACATTCGAAGGCACGTTCATCAGCGAACGCGGCGAGAAAGTCACCGTCGATGTCAACGGCCGCCGCCTCACATTCACAAAAGACAAACTGTCCGAGGCCGACCAAACATGGATCGCTGAGAACAGCAAACCTGAACCACCAGAAGCCACCGGAGAAGCGGATCTGTCGTCACAAGCAATCGGCAAAGAGGTGGAGAAGAAACTCGCCAAACTCGACGGCAAACGGGTCAAATCCTACAAACTGACCAAAGCACCCGAGTACTACATCCTTTACTTCTCGGCCAGCTGGTGAGGCCCTTGTAAATCTTCTGCTCCACAGTTGGTGGAGAAATACAACGACCAGATCGCCGATAACGACAAAGCCGAGATGATTCACATCAGTCTCGACCGCAGCGATGAAGCCGCAGAGAAGTGGGCAAAAAACGCCAAGATGCCATGGCCTATCATGCTTCCTAAAAAGGCCAACAAGACATCATTGAAGAAATTTGCCGGACGCGGTGTCCCTCACTACGTCCTCGTCGACAAAGATGGCAACAAACTCGCAGAAGGCCAATACCAAGCCTTCAGCAAACTGAAGGAACTGACCAAATAACACCCCATGAAGCAATTCGCTCTCCCCATAGTCAAGGCGCTCGCATTCCTCGCGATCGCAGCAACCGCCCACGCCGGCACGATCAAAGAAAAACTCGCTGGGAACACATCGGTGCTCGAAGGCACTGAGTTCAAAGCCCAGGATATCCAAGGCGAGCCGGAATATTACATTCTCTATTTCTCGGCCAGCTGGTGAGGACCATGCCGTAGTACCGCTCCACAGTTGGTGGAGACTTACGCGAAGACCATCGCCACGAACGACAAAGTCGAAATGGTGCACCTCAGCGCCGACCGCAACGCAAAAGCCGCGACTACCTGGGCGGCCAAGGAAAAGTTCCCATGGCCAACCGTCCTTCCTGAAAAGGTGAAAGCCACCGGGTTGGAAAAGTACGCCGCAGGCTACGTTCCCGACTACATCCTCGTCGATAAAGAAGGCAAGGAACTGGCCCGCAAGAGCGGCGCCGTATTCGCCAAGCTCAAAGAACTCACCGAGTAATCATCCACCAATCGAAGTTTCCTTCAGCTCCCGCAGCCTCGCGCTGCGGGAGCATTTTTTTGCCGCTCGCACAGCGTGTGTCATCACACCAAATCGGAGAGTCACCCCACAGTTCCGCACTCCGTTGCGCAGCACTGCGGCAACAGCCTTCCAGCCGTCTGAGCGCGCGCCCCAAATACGCTAAACAACCTTACCCAACCAACAATGCCTTGGCATGCTGGCGACCCGACTCGGAAGTCGATCCCCCAAGCATCCGCGCGATCTCACCCACGCGCTCGTCGCCGCTAACCTCCCGCAGCTTCGAATATGTGCGGTCATCTTCCACCACCTTGTCGACAACGAAATGCTGCCCGCCACAGGCCGCGACCTGCGGCAAGTGCGTGATCGTAATGAGCTGACGTTTGGCCGCAATGGTCTGCATCTTCCGTCCCACCGCATGCGCCACTTCACCGCCGACATTGGCGTCGATTTCATCGAAGACCAACAAGGCCACTTGGTCCTGCTCGGCGAGTGCGCTCTTCACCGCCAGCATCACCCGGGAAATCTCACCGCTGGATCCGATCAAGCGCAAAGGTTTCGCGGGCTCGCCTGGGTTCGGCATAAATTGAAACTCCACCGCATCCAGTCCGTGAGGCCCCGGTGTGTCGAGAGCCTCCACGTCCACGGCGAAGCGCGATTGCTTGAACCCAAGGTCCTTCAAATTCGCCTCGATCTCGACCGCCAGCTTCGGCGCTGCCTTGGCACGAACCTCCGACAGCTTGCGCCCAATCTCGCGCACACTCTGTTCCGCGCGGTTCGCCTCTTGCTCCAAGCGCTCGAGCTCGTCGCCCCGGTTCTGGATCGAATGCAACCGCTCGGATGCTCGCTCGTAAAACGACTTCACCTCGTCGATCGTGTCGCCGTACTTGCGCTTCAGAGATTCGATCACATCCACCCGTTGCTCCAACTGGGCAATCTCCTGCGGGTCAATTTCCACCTCATCCCGGTAGTCCGCCAACCCGCTGCTCAGTTCACCCAGTTCAATCACCGCCGAATCCAGCCCTGAGAACAACTCAGCCGCCGAGGGGTCGAGCCGCTCCAGTTCACGCGCCGCCCGCTGCACATCGCCAAGCCGCGCCACCACGCCGTCATCGCCGTCCACCGCATCGCCGATCAACCCGGAAAGCTCAATCAAGCGCACCGCATTCGTTCCACGACGGTAGCGGTCGAGCATTTGCTCCTCATCGAGATCGTCCAGCGATGCCGCCTCGATCTCCTTGATCTGATGTTCCAACAAATCCACCTCCTGCTCCGACGCCCTCTCGCTATCACGGAGCTGCTTCCATCGATTATGGGCGTCCTGCCACGTTTTCCATGCGAGGCGGTACTCCGCGTGCAAATCCACGCCGGCGCCAAATGCATCGAGAAGATGGCGTTGATGATCGCGCGACAACAAAGACTGATGGTCATGCGGCCCGTGCAGGTCGATCAAGTACTCACCAATCGCCTTCATCACCTGCAAAGTCACTGGCGAGCAGTTCACGAATTGTTTGTTAGCGCCCCCCAAACTCACGACGCGGCGCAGTAAAAGCTGACCGTCCTCACAGGCCACGCCGCCCGACTCCTCCAAAATCGCATCGATCTTGCGAGTGTCCGGCAGTTGGAAAACCGCTTCCACCACACACTTGTCCTCACCACTCCGCACCAGCGATCGGTCGGCTCGCTCGCCGAGCACCAGGTTCAACGCCCCCACAATCACCGACTTGCCCGCCCCGGTCTCACCTGTGACCGACACCATCCCCGGCGACAACTCCCAAACCAATTCTTCGACCAGGGCCAGGTTCTGAATTCGCAGTGTGGTGAGCATAGTGGGTGGTTGCGGTGATCTGATGATTATGGCAATGCTTGCCTACGAATGCGCAGATCCTGCGCGTTCTGCAACAGGAATCGCAAGCACGAACGCTAACGATCGATGAGCGGAATGAAAATCACTTTTCTAGGGACGGGAACATCTGTCGGTGTGCCCGTCATCAGTTGCCACTGCGAAGTCTGCACCTCCAATGACCCGCGCGATACCCGCCTGCGCTCGTCCATCCACGTCGAGGCCCAAGACGGCACCTGCTGGATCGTCGACTGCGGCCCGGACCTGCGCACCCAATGCCTCCGCGCCGGAATCGAACACCTGGACGCCGTACTCATCTCCCATGCCCACACCGACCACGTCATGGGCTTCGATGACCTGCGCCCATTCTCGTGGCGCAAGGATGACGGGCTCCCCATCTATGCCACCCACGACTCACTGGTCACGCTGCGCCAGTCGTTCGGCTTCGCATTCGACAACGCCATCCGCCAAAAGGGCTACTTCCACCCCAACCCGATGTGCCTCACAGGGCCATTCCACCTCGGTACCACCCGGGTCACTCCTCTGCCCGTCATCCACGGCAACGTCGACACCATCGGCTACCTTTTTGAAACAGAAGCAGGCAAGCGCATCGCCTACATGAGCGACGTCAAGACCGTGCCCGCTGAATCCCGCGAGCAACTGGGATCCCTCGACTTGCTCGTCATCGACGCACTGCGCCCCGCCCCGCACCCGACCCACATGTGCATCGACGAAGCGCTTGCGTTTTCGGAACGGATCGGTTCTCCTCGCACCCTGCTGACCCACCTCACCCACGACATCCGGTTCCGCGACCTGGAGCCCTCGCTCCCCAACCACGTGGAGATTGCCTATGACATGCTGGAAGTCGTGATTTGAGCGTGGCCTACGCTCCACATTCACTTCTCATGCCCCGCATTGTTTCT from Sulfuriroseicoccus oceanibius includes:
- a CDS encoding TlpA family protein disulfide reductase, producing the protein METYAKTIATNDKVEMVHLSADRNAKAATTWAAKEKFPWPTVLPEKVKATGLEKYAAGYVPDYILVDKEGKELARKSGAVFAKLKELTE
- the recN gene encoding DNA repair protein RecN translates to MLTTLRIQNLALVEELVWELSPGMVSVTGETGAGKSVIVGALNLVLGERADRSLVRSGEDKCVVEAVFQLPDTRKIDAILEESGGVACEDGQLLLRRVVSLGGANKQFVNCSPVTLQVMKAIGEYLIDLHGPHDHQSLLSRDHQRHLLDAFGAGVDLHAEYRLAWKTWQDAHNRWKQLRDSERASEQEVDLLEHQIKEIEAASLDDLDEEQMLDRYRRGTNAVRLIELSGLIGDAVDGDDGVVARLGDVQRAARELERLDPSAAELFSGLDSAVIELGELSSGLADYRDEVEIDPQEIAQLEQRVDVIESLKRKYGDTIDEVKSFYERASERLHSIQNRGDELERLEQEANRAEQSVREIGRKLSEVRAKAAPKLAVEIEANLKDLGFKQSRFAVDVEALDTPGPHGLDAVEFQFMPNPGEPAKPLRLIGSSGEISRVMLAVKSALAEQDQVALLVFDEIDANVGGEVAHAVGRKMQTIAAKRQLITITHLPQVAACGGQHFVVDKVVEDDRTYSKLREVSGDERVGEIARMLGGSTSESGRQHAKALLVG
- a CDS encoding MBL fold metallo-hydrolase; this translates as MKITFLGTGTSVGVPVISCHCEVCTSNDPRDTRLRSSIHVEAQDGTCWIVDCGPDLRTQCLRAGIEHLDAVLISHAHTDHVMGFDDLRPFSWRKDDGLPIYATHDSLVTLRQSFGFAFDNAIRQKGYFHPNPMCLTGPFHLGTTRVTPLPVIHGNVDTIGYLFETEAGKRIAYMSDVKTVPAESREQLGSLDLLVIDALRPAPHPTHMCIDEALAFSERIGSPRTLLTHLTHDIRFRDLEPSLPNHVEIAYDMLEVVI